A part of Spodoptera frugiperda isolate SF20-4 chromosome 25, AGI-APGP_CSIRO_Sfru_2.0, whole genome shotgun sequence genomic DNA contains:
- the LOC126912435 gene encoding uncharacterized protein LOC126912435 isoform X1 has translation MVTDKGRMFESKEFVAWINELGCNLHYITPEMHQANDQAERYMRTILNMLRIQANHKNLQWTETLWKLQLVLNITRQKTTQVSPLNLLIGTESTTPVVRALVRDVAIEGLAPNREALREITRSRARELLSNNQIKQDEQVNQRRSTPRQFNVDDLVFVIKYSQLAGKLDSGMRGPYKVVEVLPSGRYTLRLLGGSYGKTTQAAAQFIVPWRGEWSPETCAAFFENETNDDEETEAQIEFAPTAALSMPLLDEGVVTDPPTSPVAGPSGITRRNCVEDDSPSGEAV, from the exons ATGGTCACGGACAAAGGACGTATGTTCGAGTCTAAAGAATTCGTGGCATGGATTAACGAACTCGGCTGCAACCTGCACTACATCACGCCAGAGATGCACCAGGCAAATGATCAAGCGGAAAGGTACATGCGGACAATACTCAACATGTTACGCATCCAAGCCAACCACAAAAATCTGCAGTGGACGGAAACTCTGTGGAAACTACAACTGGTGCTGAACATCACAAGACAGAAGACTACGCAGGTATCTCCCTTGAATCTTCTAATAGGCACAGAATCTACAACTCCTGTGGTTCGAGCGCTAGTACGTGATGTGGCAATCGAGGGTTTGGCACCTAACAGAGAGGCACTACGTGAAATCACAAGAAGCAGAGCCCGAGAACTCCTCAGTAACAACCAAATCAAGCAAGACGAGCAAGTTAACCAGCGACGGAGTACACCACGCCAATTCAATGTTGATGACTTGGTCTTTGTAATCAAATACTCTCAGTTGGCAGGGAAACTCGACTCCGGCATGCGCGGCCCATACAAGGTGGTGGAAGTTCTACCTAGTGGCCGTTACACGCTACGTTTGCTCGGCGGCAGTTATGGTAAAACAACGCAGGCTGCTGCTCAGTTCATTGTGCCGTGGCGGGGTGAGTGGAGCCCTGAAACATGTGCCGCATTTTTTGAAA ATGAAACTAACGATGACGAGGAGACGGAAGCGCAAATAGAGTTTGCTCCTACAGCTGCACTGTCCATGCCCTTGCTGGATGAGGGTGTTGTAACCGATCCACCGACCTCTCCAGTGGCCGGTCCCAGCGGGATCACAAGAAGAAACTGTGTCGAGGACGACTCACCGTCAGGAGAGGCCGTGTAA
- the LOC126912435 gene encoding uncharacterized protein LOC126912435 isoform X2 has protein sequence MVTDKGRMFESKEFVAWINELGCNLHYITPEMHQANDQAERYMRTILNMLRIQANHKNLQWTETLWKLQLVLNITRQKTTQLAGKLDSGMRGPYKVVEVLPSGRYTLRLLGGSYGKTTQAAAQFIVPWRGEWSPETCAAFFENETNDDEETEAQIEFAPTAALSMPLLDEGVVTDPPTSPVAGPSGITRRNCVEDDSPSGEAV, from the exons ATGGTCACGGACAAAGGACGTATGTTCGAGTCTAAAGAATTCGTGGCATGGATTAACGAACTCGGCTGCAACCTGCACTACATCACGCCAGAGATGCACCAGGCAAATGATCAAGCGGAAAGGTACATGCGGACAATACTCAACATGTTACGCATCCAAGCCAACCACAAAAATCTGCAGTGGACGGAAACTCTGTGGAAACTACAACTGGTGCTGAACATCACAAGACAGAAGACTACGCAG TTGGCAGGGAAACTCGACTCCGGCATGCGCGGCCCATACAAGGTGGTGGAAGTTCTACCTAGTGGCCGTTACACGCTACGTTTGCTCGGCGGCAGTTATGGTAAAACAACGCAGGCTGCTGCTCAGTTCATTGTGCCGTGGCGGGGTGAGTGGAGCCCTGAAACATGTGCCGCATTTTTTGAAA ATGAAACTAACGATGACGAGGAGACGGAAGCGCAAATAGAGTTTGCTCCTACAGCTGCACTGTCCATGCCCTTGCTGGATGAGGGTGTTGTAACCGATCCACCGACCTCTCCAGTGGCCGGTCCCAGCGGGATCACAAGAAGAAACTGTGTCGAGGACGACTCACCGTCAGGAGAGGCCGTGTAA